From the genome of Ananas comosus cultivar F153 linkage group 18, ASM154086v1, whole genome shotgun sequence, one region includes:
- the LOC109724227 gene encoding uncharacterized protein LOC109724227, with protein sequence MALFEDLYGRKCRSLIHWSDVGEQTMLGPDVLWGAEEKVHLARRRLLTEQSRQKSYANKRRRDLEFAVEDRVFLKYIHDPEHALLYEPPELQEDMSYKEFPVAVIAREVRKLRNREIPYVKVLWSNHDDREATRELEDVMKEHHPHLFEELS encoded by the exons ATGGCACTGTTTGAGGATCTCTACGGGCGAAAGTGCCGATCTCTTATacattggagtgacgtgggcgaaCAGACGATGTTGGGTCCCGATGTCTTGTGGggagcggaggagaaagttcacCTCGCTCGTCGACGGTTGTTGACGGAGCAATCAAGGCAGAAAAGCTATGCGAATAAGCGCcggcgagatttggagttcgcggttGAAGACCGCGTCTTCTTAAAG tatatccatgaccccgagcatgctCTGTTGTATGAGCcaccggaacttcaagaagacatgaGCTATAAGGAGTTCCCGGTAGCTGTTATCGCTCGAGAGGTGCGAAAATTGAGAAACCGCGAGATTCCTTACGTCAAAGTTCtgtggagcaatcatgacgatcgcgaagccacacGGGAACTTGAGGATGTGATGAAGGAgcatcatcctcatctcttcgaggAGTTGAGTTGA